One window of the Candidatus Chryseobacterium colombiense genome contains the following:
- a CDS encoding helix-turn-helix domain-containing protein — protein sequence MKQNELMAYSCPLGKAMSALGSKWKPIIVLVIKDRKLRFGELAVRINVISRKVLTDQLREMEADGLVIREEFKEIPPRVEYSLTEKGLALLPILYQLEEWEKKYHVHDPDKEKDCKTVLEQKNIKKATV from the coding sequence CCTTTAGGAAAGGCAATGTCTGCCTTAGGAAGCAAATGGAAACCCATCATCGTACTGGTCATCAAAGACCGGAAATTACGTTTTGGGGAACTTGCGGTGCGCATTAATGTAATTTCCAGAAAGGTTTTAACCGACCAATTACGTGAAATGGAAGCCGACGGATTGGTGATTCGTGAAGAGTTTAAAGAAATCCCTCCAAGAGTTGAATATTCTCTGACTGAAAAAGGTTTGGCATTGTTGCCTATCTTATACCAACTGGAAGAATGGGAAAAGAAGTATCATGTGCATGATCCTGATAAAGAGAAAGATTGTAAAACTGTTTTAGAGCAAAAGAATATAAAAAAGGCTACAGTTTGA